The nucleotide sequence CGACAAGACGCTGGTCGATCGCGCAGGCTTCCTGGAACAGACGGCGCGGCCAATCGCGATCCGGAACTTGCGCGAGCGCGACGTCATCATCCGCATCATGGGCGATTTCGCCATCATCCACGCGTCGACGAGCTACACCACGGCCGACGGGCAGCAGGCCACCGGCCGCTACACCGACTGCTGGGCCAAGAAGAATGGCAAGTGGCTCGCGGTGTCGGCGCACGTGTCGCGGTGAGGCGGGCGAGATATGTCCACCACTCCGCTGTCATGCCCCGCGAAAGCGGGGCATCCAGTATTCCAGTGGCCGTGCGGTTTACGACAACTGCCGCGGCGTACTGGATCGTCCGGTCAAGCCGGGCGATGACACGTCGTTGATGCTAGCTATCAAACACAATCACGCTGCGCAGCGTCTTGCCGGCTTTCATGTTGGCAAAACCTTCGTTGATTTCGGAC is from Bradyrhizobium sp. ISRA430 and encodes:
- a CDS encoding nuclear transport factor 2 family protein — its product is MSNDMEELTALNRDYVASVQNCDVNRFDEILAPDFYCSNPDKTLVDRAGFLEQTARPIAIRNLRERDVIIRIMGDFAIIHASTSYTTADGQQATGRYTDCWAKKNGKWLAVSAHVSR